A single genomic interval of Electrophorus electricus isolate fEleEle1 chromosome 4, fEleEle1.pri, whole genome shotgun sequence harbors:
- the LOC113577464 gene encoding ATP-sensitive inward rectifier potassium channel 1-like: MTRTLPQLFRDYLDKRQINRNRLVTKDGHCNIEYGNVKYSSRLAYLLDIWTTTLELRWTIVFILFGAAFLLSFFLFALIWYWIARSNGDLWWQNPSPDHNPCVMNVYGLTTAFLYSITTQMTIGYTARVITPYCPGALVVLNIQTLIGTLVKCYWCGVVIAKMASPKKRAKTINFSEKAVISPRNGALCLQIRVANLRKTILVGSQIYGKMFRTTVTPDGETIIMDQITVDFMVDAGKDNLFFVCPLTLYHVIDRTSPFFEMAADTLHQQQFELVVFLDGTDETTNFSCQARTSYIPREIMWGYEFFPIISRSKEGTYCVDFSMLARLVPTPTPHCIFCFSNERAHHYDPRGGTDNLDFEACNTTNQDNIDRKSLTQKKMRLLKPKIPSLLNSL; encoded by the exons ATGACACGCACACTGCCACAGCTGTTCAGAGATTACTTGGACAAGCGCCAGATTAACCGGAACCGTCTGGTGACAAAAGATGGTCACTGCAACATTGAATATGGCAATGTGAAGTACAGCAGTCGCTTGGCCTATTTGCTAGACATATGGACAACCACCCTGGAGCTCCGTTGGACTATAGTGTTCATCTTGTTCGGAGCTGCCTTCCTTCTCAGCTTCTTCCTTTTTGCACTTATCTGGTACTGGATTGCTCGCAGTAATGGAGACTTGTGGTGGCAGAATCCTTCACCTGACCACAACCCTTGTGTAATGAATGTCTATGGCTTGACCACTGCTTTCCTCTACTCCATAACAACGCAGATGACCATTGGCTACACTGCAAGGGTCATTACCCCATATTGCCCGGGTGCACTCGTCGTTCTCAATATCCAGACTCTCATTGGTACACTCGTAAAATGCTATTGGTGTGGCGTGGTTATCGCCAAAATGGCCTCACCTAAGAAAAGAGCAAAGACAATCAACTTCAGTGAAAAGGCTGTCATCAGCCCTAGAAATGGTGCCCTGTGTTTGCAGATACGAGTGGCCAACCTACGTAAAACTATACTGGTTGGGAGCCAGATTTATGGTAAGATGTTTAGAACAACAGTCACACCTGACGGCGAGACCATCATCATGGACCAGATCACTGTCGATTTCATGGTGGATGCTGGGAAGGACAACCTGTTCTTCGTCTGTCCTTTGACCCTGTATCATGTGATTGACAGGACAAGTCCATTTTTTGAGATGGCAGCAGACACTCTGCACCAGCAGCAGTTTGAGCTGGTGGTGTTTCTGGATGGCACAGATGAGACCACTAACTTCTCCTGCCAGGCCAGGACTTCCTATATCCCTAGAGAGATCATGTGGGGTTATGAATTTTTCCCCATTATTTCCCGTAGCAAAGAAGGCACATACTGCGTGGATTTCTCTATGCTCGCCAGACTGGTACCCACACCGACTCCACACTGTATCTTCTGCTTCAGTAATGAGAGAGCTCACCATTATGACCCCAGAGGTGGCACTGACAATCTGGACTTTGAAGCCTGTAACACTACTAACCAGGACAACATTG ATAGGAAGTCTCTGACCCAGAAGAAAATGAGGCTGCTCAAACCTAAGATCCCCAGTTTGCTGAACAGTTTATGA
- the LOC113577434 gene encoding ATP-sensitive inward rectifier potassium channel 1-like — protein sequence MARSLSQLLSGYLAGRRMRRRRLVTKNGHCNTEYGKMRYSAWFAFMQDTWSTFVELRWYSFTLLYVSSFIFSWFIFTLIWYWVARDNGDLWYQNPPSNHSYCILNMYDLTTSYLYSLETQLTIGYGFRVITPTCPSAIVVLIVQVLVGAVIVCFWCGVLITKMSSPKKIGKAVTFTEMAVICSKQDALCLQIRVANLRKSLLVGSQIYGKLIRTTITPEGKTIIMEQINIDFQVDVGKDSLFFVCPLTLYHVLDKTSPFFQMAVDTLPQQDFELVVFLDGKADSTSFPCQVRTSYIPQEIMWGYRFLPIISRSKKGKYCVNFSNFSKVETVATAHCAYCYHDVNAHQHQSAHGIENKGFEVIDVSD from the coding sequence ATGGCTCGCTCTTTAAGCCAGTTGCTTAGCGGCTACCTGGCTGGGCGACGAATGCGACGAAGACGTCTAGTGACCAAAAATGGCCACTGTAACACTGAGTATGGCAAAATGAGATACAGCGCCTGGTTTGCCTTCATGCAAGACACATGGAGCACCTTTGTGGAACTTCGCTGGTACTCCTTCACATTACTCTATGTGTcctctttcattttcagttggTTTATCTTCACACTTATCTGGTACTGGGTAGCCCGTGATAATGGTGACTTGTGGTATCAGAACCCTCCAAGTAACCACAGTTACTGTATACTTAATATGTATGACTTAACCACTTCATACCTCTACTCATTGGAGACACAGCTGACTATTGGCTATGGCTTTCGAGTAATTACCCCAACTTGTCCTAGTGCCATCGTTGTCCTTATTGTCCAAGTTCTTGTTGGTGCAGTCATTGTCTGCTTCTGGTGTGGTGTGCTTATTACCAAAATGTCCTCACCCAAGAAAATAGGCAAAGCAGTCACTTTCACTGAGATGGCTGTAATCTGCTCTAAACAGGATGCACTCTGTTTGCAAATAAGAGTGGCCAACCTTCGCAAAAGTTTGCTGGTTGGCAGTCAAATTTATGGGAAACTAATAAGGACAACAATCACACCTGAAGGAAAAACAATCATTATGGAGCAGATCAATATTGACTTTCAGGTGGACGTTGGGAAGGACAGCCTGTTCTTTGTTTGCCCCTTGACTCTGTACCATGTGCTTGACAAGACAAGTCCATTCTTCCAGATGGCTGTGGACACACTGCCACAGCAGGACTTTGAGCTGGTGGTGTTTCTGGATGGCAAAGCTGATTCCACCAGCTTCCCCTGCCAGGTCAGGACTTCTTACATACCTCAAGAGATCATGTGGGGCTACAGGTTCCTACCCATCATCTCCCGCAGCAAAAAGGGCAAATATTGCGTGAACTTCTCCAACTTCTCCAAAGTCGAGACAGTTGCAACTGCGCACTGTGCCTATTGCTATCATGACGTGAATGCCCACCAACACCAGTCTGCTCACGGAATTGAAAACAAGGGTTTTGAGGTGATTGACGTTAGTGATTAG